A region of the Leopardus geoffroyi isolate Oge1 chromosome C2, O.geoffroyi_Oge1_pat1.0, whole genome shotgun sequence genome:
aaaatatatatttaaatatatattaaatacatataaatatatataattatatataaataagtatataaatataaatatattaatatatatttaatatataaaatgtattaaaaaatcaaggacatggaaaaatacattaggtagaataaataataaaaaaaataaaaacgccAACACTatttaacacatacacacacctagAATACATGagatgaaaatacatataaatgtcaAGCGATTATCTCTTGAGTAGTGGGCTTACAGGCaactttgatttttcttcatccttctttGAATTTTCCAAAATCTTCATAGCAAACACACCATCTCAAAACTTTGGAGTTTTGTACTTGGAAAAATGTTTCCTCATTACTTTTTAGCTTTTTTATATAACCAATGCTGATAAAAGCAGCTACAGATATCAGTTCTCAACAGTATTTCAAACATGACAAAACAGTTATCAGCCTGATTGTCCTTTAAGTACCGGATAACACAGTCCCGGAAGATGAGCACATTATTCCTAGTCTCTCCTTTCAGTAAGTAAGGCTAAGgtgtcaaaattaaataatgatcGTCATGACTTCCTTAAGtaaggaataataaatattaatttttctttctcttttttttccctccttgccCCCACTCCTATTCCCTCTCCCCCAATAGAAATACCATTAGCAAGTTTACGAGGGGAGCAAGGTCCGCGTGGAGAGCCTGGCCCAAGAGGACCACCTGGGCCCCCTGGCTTACCAGGTCATGGGATACCTGGAACCAAAGGAAAGCCAGGGCCACAGGGATATCCAGGAATTGGAAAACCAGGTATGCCCGGAATGCCAGGAAAGCCAGGAGCCATGGGAATGCCCGGAGCAAAAGGTGAAATTGGACCCAAAGGGGAGATCGGGCCGATGGGGATCCCAGGACCACAAGGACCTCCAGGGCCCCATGGACTTCCTGGCATTGGAAAACCAGGTGGGCCAGGGTTACCAGGGCAACCAGGTGCAAAGGGTGAGCGAGGACCCAAAGGACCACCAGGACCTCCAGGCCTTCAGGGTCCTAAAGGAGAGAAGGGCTTCGGGATGCCAGGTCTGCCAGGCCTGAAGGGTCCTCCAGGGATGCACGGCCCTCCTGGCCCTGTTGGACTTCCAGGAGTCGGCAAACCAGGAGTTACAGGCTTCCCTGGGCCCCAGGGCCCCCTGGGAAAGCCAGGTCCTCCGGGAGAACCTGGTCCACAAGGCCCTATTGGAGTCCCAGGAGTTCAAGGGCCTCCTGGGATGCCTGGAGTTGGGAAACCAGGCCAGGATGGGATCCCTGGCCAGCCAGGATTTCCAGGCGGGAAAGGGGAACAAGGACTGCCAGGGCTGCCAGGACCCCCAGGCATTCCAGGGATTGGGAAACCTGGCTTCCCAGGACCCAAAGGTGACAAGGGCATAGGGGGTctgcctggggctctgggacCAAGAGGGGAGAAAGGACCAGTAGGAGCCCCAGGAATGGGGGGTCCCCCAGGAGAGCCAGGCCTGCCTGGAATCCCAGGTCCTATGGGCCCTCCAGGTGCTATTGGTTTTCCCGGACCCAAAGGAGAAGGTGGGGTTGTAGGGCCACAGGGGCCACCAGGTCCCAAGGGTGAGCCAGGGCTTCAAGGCTTCCCAGGAAAGCCAGGTTTTCTTGGTGAAGTAGGGCCCCCTGGCATGAGGGGTTTGCCAGGTCCCATAGGGCCCAAGGGGGAAGCTGGGCTCAAAGGTTTACCGGGGCTCCCTGGTGCTCCCGGGCTGCTTGGACCAAAGGGAGAGCCAGGAATCCCAGGGGATCAGGGTTTACAGGGTCCTCCAGGCATCCCAGGGATTGCGGGCCCCAGTGGGCCCATTGGACCACCTGGAATGCCAGGCCCCAAAGGGGAACCGGGCATCCCAGGGCCCCCTGGGTTCCCTGGAGTAGGGAAGCCTGGAGTAGCAGGACTTCATGGCCCCCCAGGGAAGCCTGGTGCCCTTGGTCCTCAAGGGCAGCCGGGCCTTCCAGGGCCCCCAGGCCCTCCAGGACCCCCAGGTCCCCCAGCTGTGATGCCCCCTACACCACCACCCCATGGAGAGTATCTGCCAGACATGGGGCTAGGAATTGATGGAGTGAAACCCCCCCATGCCTATGGGGCTAAGAAAGGCAAGAATGGAGGGCCAGCCTACGAGATGCCTGCCTTTACAGCTGAGCTGACTGCACCCTTCCCACCTGTGGGGGCCCCGGTGAAGTTTGACAAACTGCTCTATAATGGCAGACAGAACTACAACCCACAGACGGGCATCTTCACCTGCGAGGTCCCTGGGGTCTACTACTTTGCATACCATGTTCACTGCAAGGGGGGCAACGTGTGGGTTGCTCTGTTCAAGAACAATGAGCCCATGATGTACACGTATGATGAGTACAAAAAGGGCTTTCTGGACCAGGCATCTGGAAGTGCGGTGCTGCTGCTCAGGCCCGGAGACCGAGTGTTCCTCCAGATGCCCTCAGAACAGGCCGCAGGACTGTATGCTGGGCAGTACGTCCATTCCTCCTTTTCAGGATATTTATTGTATcccatgtaaaaaagaaaagaaagagagatttaatagaagaaaagaaaatgatgcaccgaaaaaatccaaatgaaaaatgtaattgCTTCAAAACATTTATATAGTTGGAAAGTTATATTTCAGTGAAAATTGAACCATCGtgtacaaataaaaactaagatgCATGTTTAATGCTCTGCACAGCAGCCTATAATTGAAAATGATGGGATAGATTTATGTATCAAGTACTGACACTTGTGTTGTACCCACTGGAATCATATTAGCTGTTGTATTGTTATATGCTTCCATAACCTGCTTATTCAGATCATTCAGAATATTTCAGTATGAAAGATCATAGCTAATGAAAGTCATTTGCTCATACTGTTTAAAGATTTATCAATATGGCTTAAAGAAATGTCATTGATAACAATTACATACCGTATTTACTTGCATAATTTCCTCTGTATTTGTGCAGATATTTTGCCATGGAATGTGGGTGAGGGGTTCTGCTGTGTTACAGCCCCAGCGGGAGGGAATCAGGGGGGACCAGTAGGGTTTTAGTCCAAGGGATATTTCCCTCCTGTCAGAGGCTGTATCTTTTCTCAGCATGAGTCCTACTCAGAATTGTCTATCTTGTCTCTCTAAAAGAACAAGTGAACCAATCGACCACCGTGTAATTTACTCAGTGCCTCCTCTGTGCCTTGCACTGGATGAGACGTTTGAGGGACACGAGACAGTGCCACGAAAGAAGCTAAACAACCAGCTGGGAGACAGGGGCAGTAGTTAATTCACTTCTTTCTCAAgggttctttttgtttcattttctgtaatttttttttcttttttcttccctccatgtAATTTCCACTATGATCCAACCAACATAAGCACGTGGaagtcataagaaaaaaataataactttccaGTTTTGTGGAATGTTCATTATCATCAGTTTTCAATTGCTTACATGCCTATAAAAATCCCCCTTCCTTGCCTACCCATACAAATGACTACAATGAGGTTTCACCCATGAAGGAGCTTTAAGTGTTTCTCAGTAGCTGTTGAATTTTGAAGAAATTTCCCAGTGTTGTATACATGCAAATTGGTATGTCTGAGGTTCCAAAATCAATTTCCAAAACCCAAGTCATTTTTTACTTGGGGAGGAAAAGAAGTTTCAGAATTccataggaaaataatttttttgaaaaattatttctcaagttttaaactaaaaaaaatggatGTAGTATTTTCTAGTGTAGATActaggaggaaaaggaaagttgTAGGAAAAGAACTGTTTCTTTAGAAGCAACCTGTGGAACAGCTATCTGAAATGTCAAACAGCAAATAAGAGCCCATGCTTCTTTTTCACCTCATACTCAGCACAAGTCAAGGGTCAATAcaagtttaaagagaaaaataagtgtcTTTCCAGGTTTTCACTTAGGTACATATTAACTGCTTCGGGCATTCAAATCTGGTCTCAAAACGCAGACAAAATATTTCAGTCAGCTATGAGTCTGCCGCTGACACTATAAGGAATTGGGGATATAATGTGGGGTTATAGTGGTGGACTCTTGTatctcttcctcaaaattaaaagtgAGAAGTTGAGGGGAAAGGTACAgatggaaaaatacacaaataaatacgGTATAAACACACATGGAAATGTGTCTATGTCAAATCTGAATCATTTTAACCATCAAGAAAATCCTCCCCAACCTAATAGGTGTCTTTTCCCTTATATGGTAAACGAGCACCATTTCttctcaatttcttaaaaagagaaatgagttcATTACCAGAGGGTTTCTTATTCATTGCTAATTATATGACAAACTTTTCCCATCAAAAGATATCCAACCCaactttcattttcaaagcagACAGCGTTTCTATGGCCAAATACCCTTCAGGTTGGTCTTGAGGATGCTGGTTTTGGACTGATGACTATGGAGGCAATAAGGACCCACTTGGCTCCTTCAGCTAAACAGATGCATTGAAATGGCTTGGAAGCAAGTCAAATCAGCTGATCTGTAAATCCGTATTTATCTGTACATGTATGGGCTTTTTCTTTCCACCAAGTAAGAAAGTACCTCTTTAGGTAAAAccaaatttcacattttaaaataccttcCAACTTATTTATTGGTTGTTACtcaattgcatatatatatattatatatacatatatataatatatatatatgaaatgtgtgtgagtgtgtatatcATCAGGCATATGCTTCTAACTTTTAGATAGGGGAGGAGCAAAATTTATGCCAAATACTGTGTATTCTACAATGGTGCTAATCTCAGAACTAAATGAATTActccatttaatttaaaaaagagttttaaataattatctgtgtgtttgtgtttcccTTTTAAGTGTTGCACATCCTGTTAACACATTAGTGTAAAAGCAGATGAAACAACCACATGTTCGAAAATCTAGGGATAGAGCTATAATCCCTATTTAATTCAAATTCAACCAGAACTTTTCCAtgtgaaatgaacaaaattggCATTGTTATTTAAACACAGAGTTTTAATGCAGTATGACATCCCACAGAGGAAAAGAATGTCTGTAGTGGGTGACTGTTCTCAAATATTTTGCAGAACACCATGAAAGGTGAATAGACTGGTAACTTTTTTGAGTTTCCATGATAGATTTGAGACTTGTCAATAGCAAatcaattttgtatttaaatttttgtactgatttgaaaaaaagacttattaaatatctttaaaagtatGTTTCTCATCTTGTTCATATCACTCAGCTGACACTGaacctcataattttttttatctccctaTGTACTAATGAGCTGCTGAAACAGAGACCTAAATCATAGCTTAAACAAGACAATTATTTCTCTTTGACACAACAGGTCTGAGCATCAGCAGTCCAGTGCTCATGTAGTAGCTCCAGTCAGGGCCCCAgattctttctatctttctgctTTTCCACCCTAAAGTTGTTGCCCTCATCCCCAAGGTCCAGGACAGGTAACCATCACAGCCACATTCCAGGCAATGGAAAGGTGAAAACATCAGGAACAGGAGAGCATGCTCCCTAATTGCTTACATTACTCCCTCCCACATCCTATTGCTCTGAATTTAGTCACATTGCCCAAAGCTGCCAAGAGATTGTGGGAAATTGAATATTTATTCAGGGTAACCACATGCCCAGCTGAAAATCAGGGATTCTCTTAACATGGAAGAAGGGAGAACAGATATTAGGGGACAATGAATGAGCTGCTGCATCTATCACCTccatcataaaaggaaaaaaaaaaaaactgccacaAACCTCTCTTCCCCACAAGAAACCAATCCTCAAATACTCTATTCTATTTTAGCCGGCCACACTAGAGCCGAATATTTTGAGGGGAGATAGTGGTGAGTAGAGCTACAGAGCAGAAGCAGACCTGTTTCAAGAATCTAAGCGTCTTAAGTATCACTGATGAAAGAATTCTGCTGTGATGATTTATCAAGCTCAGAATGAGTGTAACTTACATCTATGATATTATGAAGAGATCATTTAAACCATTCCATAAACAAGTGTGTATCACCCATCTAAGGGCTGATTAACTCACTTGCTTAAACCATAAGTCTGGAAGCTCAAGACCACAGTTTCCATTCCGAATCAGCCCAATTAGTTCTATTTCATTCCACAGCTCTTCCATAACATGAACCAATCATCTTGTATGCACACACTGTTGGTCACAAAGGTAAACAGAAGGGCGGATACAGGTGACACAGGCAGGGAGGAATAAATAGTTGGAATTCAGAATGCTGGACAAGCAAGGCGAATCCATCATCACAATGGGTCTGTAGCATCCCCTtgccttaaaacaaaacacaaagtagGCCTACTCTGCACTCAATACTACTAGTACTACGAGGCAAGTGAAGGAtacaaaagcaacagaaaacatgacccttccccttaaaaaaaaaatcatcttctgTTTGGAGGAAATTAAGATGTTTGTTAAGCAAAAGATTAGTTTCCAGGTGATatacaaacaaatacaaacagaTGTGGTGTGGTGCTGAGAGGATGCACACTAGTTAgattcaggaagagaaagaccatTCCATGCTGCTGCCTTGCTAGAAATGCTCTGACATGTCTCCTGCATAATCCTCCTCACCCCTCAAAACACAGTTCAAGGATCACCTCTTCTTCTGTACTGCTCAAAGTCAGTCATCTTCTCCCCTGTGACCACCCTGCCTTGTATAGACTTCTGTCCCTTCACTTTCCCTACCTTGTAACTGACCTGTTACTGTCTCCCATATTTGACAGAGAGTAGCTTCTTGAAAGCAGGCACTATTTCATCTTTCATCCATAGCCCAACACAGAGTGCTGGTCCAGTACCAGGTcagaaggaagaatgaagaatgaatctCTCAAGGCTGCTGTGGGAGGCAGTGATAAAGTTGGTATGAGTTGCTCTAGGATTCCAAGATTCTACAGAAGGTTATATATTCCAAGATTATTTAGAAGTTTAATGTGGGATGAAACCTAATAACAGACAGTGTTTTGgagatgatttttaaagaaatcactttTAATGTGATGGACTTTGAATAGCATAGGGACATCCCAAGAGGAAAAGGTTCTATTCCTCTAatagagaggaggaaactggTATTTTTGTGAGTGAGCgagtgactctgtgtgtgtgtgtgtgtgtgtgtgtgtgtgtgtggtgtgtgtgtgttttggggcaGGTGGTGAACAGGGCAATTTGGGATAATGGAAATAGCCTCACTAGATTGGAGGATCTACCCAAGCACTAGTAAAGGAAACTAATAATCAAAGAAGGGTCAAATGATATCGGGCTTTACATATAGGAAAGAGGCATTTATACTTTATCAAATATGCAGTAAGAATACATTGTAGGTCCTTAAGTGGGAAAATGGtatgaaaataagtattttagaaAAGTTATCTTGATGATTCTATGAAGAAGGTGAATTACAAGTAGTAAAACTAATGAGGAAATCAGAACCGCTTCAATCCAGAAATGGGATGGTAGGTTGGTGGTGAATAGTCCCAAACAAGTCTCATGAGTAAAGGTCACATGTCAGGTCAGGTGTCAGGATTTAAGGAATACAAAACAATGGAGCTAGTTCAAGggtgaggaaataaaacaaagaagaattgAAAATTGAAGAAACAGTTGAAAGACTAAGGTGAACTTGGGGACAATCCTAGGATGGCCttatgaaggaaaaggaagcttGTCCCAAAGGTGGTTTCTTCTC
Encoded here:
- the COL8A1 gene encoding collagen alpha-1(VIII) chain, coding for MAVPPGPLQLLGVLLTISLGSIRLIQAGAYYGIKPLPPQIPPQIPPQIPQYQPLGQQVPHMPLGKDGLTMGKELPHMQYGKEYPHLPQYMKEIQPVPRMGKEAAPKKGKEIPLASLRGEQGPRGEPGPRGPPGPPGLPGHGIPGTKGKPGPQGYPGIGKPGMPGMPGKPGAMGMPGAKGEIGPKGEIGPMGIPGPQGPPGPHGLPGIGKPGGPGLPGQPGAKGERGPKGPPGPPGLQGPKGEKGFGMPGLPGLKGPPGMHGPPGPVGLPGVGKPGVTGFPGPQGPLGKPGPPGEPGPQGPIGVPGVQGPPGMPGVGKPGQDGIPGQPGFPGGKGEQGLPGLPGPPGIPGIGKPGFPGPKGDKGIGGLPGALGPRGEKGPVGAPGMGGPPGEPGLPGIPGPMGPPGAIGFPGPKGEGGVVGPQGPPGPKGEPGLQGFPGKPGFLGEVGPPGMRGLPGPIGPKGEAGLKGLPGLPGAPGLLGPKGEPGIPGDQGLQGPPGIPGIAGPSGPIGPPGMPGPKGEPGIPGPPGFPGVGKPGVAGLHGPPGKPGALGPQGQPGLPGPPGPPGPPGPPAVMPPTPPPHGEYLPDMGLGIDGVKPPHAYGAKKGKNGGPAYEMPAFTAELTAPFPPVGAPVKFDKLLYNGRQNYNPQTGIFTCEVPGVYYFAYHVHCKGGNVWVALFKNNEPMMYTYDEYKKGFLDQASGSAVLLLRPGDRVFLQMPSEQAAGLYAGQYVHSSFSGYLLYPM